The following nucleotide sequence is from Komagataeibacter medellinensis NBRC 3288.
CGCATTGACCATTGCCATGCATGCCACCAATTGCGGTCCCGATAGCAAGTGAGCCATGAAGGCCCCGGCTTCCGCCATCAAGCGTATGGCATAACGCTGCGCCATGGAGCTGTGGCCCAGCTCGGCAAATTGCGCGAAGACAAACAAATCACATCCAGTAAGTGCGTTTATACTTCGCAGCCAGTTTCATGGCGTAAGGTTTCCAAGACCGGTTCCTATGTGTGCACGAAGCGTTGCAGGTCAAAGGGATCGGGCATGCGGGTCTACGCACAGGCTGAAAAGCGGGCCTCCATTTTCCTCATCGCGTGCGGGTGGCTCGTCGCGCCCGTCATCATGATCACCATCCTCATCGTCGTCGGGAACGGGCCAGTCGGGCGGATCCAGCGGTTTCTCATCGTCGGGATCATGTCTATCAGGGTCATAAGGCGGGGGTAGCTGTACCGGTGTGCCAGATGCAGGCGGGTCGAAAGGCACGGAAATATCTGGCGTCTCTTTTACTTGCATCCTGAACATGGTTTTTCCCCAATACTGGACAGCCATGCAACGGATGGCATGACCGGAGGTTGCACGCATACCGCACGCCATGACAGACCAAACCAGTGCCGTCCGGTGGCGTTGATCCAGCACAGACCCCTGCAAAAAGGAAGATGATGCCTTGGCCCGGATGCTCAAAGACCGCCTGCGTGAAGGACATCCCTACCCGCGCGGGGCAACATGGGATGGGGAAGGGGTCAATTTTGCCCTTTTTTCAGCCCATGCGCATAAGGTGGAAGTCTGCCTGTTCGACCATGATGGCATGACCGAAATCGAACGTATCACCCTGCCCGAATATACCGACCAGATCTTTCATGGCTGGTTGCCCGATATAGGCCCCGGACAGTTCTATGGTTACCGGGTGCACGGACCGTATGAGCCCGATGTCGGCCATCGTTTCAACCCTAACAAGCTACTGCTCGACCCCTATGCCCGCGCCCATATGGGGGACCTGAAGTGGGATCCCGCCCTGTTTGGCTACACGCTTGGCCACAAGGATGCGGATCTGAGCTTTGACACCCGCGACAGCGCGCGCTTCATGCCAAAATGCGTGGTGATCAACCCCGGTTTTGACTGGCATGGCCAGTCGGGCCGCAATCCGCTGCCATGGGACCAGACGGTGCTGTATGAAGCCCATGTCAAAGGCCTGACCCGCTTGCACCCCCGCGTGCCCGAAGGGCTGCGCGGCACCTATGCAGGGCTGGCCACGCGCGATGTGCTGGACTACATCCGCGCCCTGGGTGTTACCTCGCTCGAACTCCTGCCCGTACACAGCTTTGTCAATGACCAGCACCTGCTGGAAAAGGGGCTGAGCAATTACTGGGGCTACAACACGATCGGCTTCTTTGCGCCCGATCCGCACTATGCTGCCGACCGCGCGGAATCCCTGCGTGAGTTCAAGGAGATGGTCTCCGCCATACACGCAGCCGGGCTGGAGGTCATTCTGGATGTTGTCTACAACCACACGGCGGAAGGCAACGAGTGCGGGCCGACGCTTTCGTTCCGGGGCATCGATAACGTCTCCTACTACCGCCTGGTCAAGGACCAGCCGCGCTATTATGTGAATGATACGGGCACGGGCAACACGGTCAACCTGTCGCACCGGCGCGTGATCCAGATGGTGACCGACAGCCTGCGCTACTGGGCGGACGAGATGCATGTGGATGGCTTCCGCTTCGACCTTGGCACCATCCTTGCGCGTGAGCCCAACGGGTTCGATAACCAGTCCGGTTTCCTCATGGCCTGTTCACAGGACCCCACGCTGGAAACCGTGAAGCTGATTGCCGAACCATGGGACTGTGGCCCCGGCGGCTACCAGGTGGGCGGTTTCCCGCCCGGTTGGGCGGAGTGGAATGACCGTTTCCGTGATGTGGTGCGCAATTTCTGGCGTGGGGGCGAAGGGGCGGGTGCCCTGGCCCCGCGCCTGCTGGCCAGCCCTGAGCAGTTCGACCACCAGGGGCGCAAACCGTGGGCATGCGTGAACTTCCTGACCGCGCATGACGGCTTTACCCTTAATGACTGCGTGACCTACGACACCAAGCACAACGAAGCCAATGGCGAGGACGGTCATGATGGCGCGGACCAGAACAACAGCAGCAATTACGGCGTGGAGGGGCCGAGCGATGATCCCGCCATACAGGAACTGCGCGGTCGACAGATCCGCAATATGCTTGCCACCCTGCTTGTGGCGCAGGGTACGCCCATGCTGCTGGCGGGAGACGAGTTTGGCCGTACGCAGGGGGGGAACAACAACGCTTATTGCCAGGACAACCCGATATCATGGATCAACTGGGATTTTGGCACACGCGGCAAGACGCTCATCCGCTTTGTCACATGGCTGACCGACCTGCGCAGGCGCTTGCCCATATTACGGCGCGGGCGCTTCCTGACCGAGGCGTATAATGCGGAACTGGACATAAAGGAACTGACCTGGCTGCGCCCCGACGGGGTAGAAATGACCCCGCAGGATTGGGACGGCGCACATTGCGTGGGGCTTATGCTTGATGGCCGCGCCCAGCCCACCGGTATCCGCCGCCGTGGCGCGGATGCGACCCTGCTCATGGTATTCAATGCCCGGAGCGAACCGGTTGAACTGACCCTGCCATCCGTATCCGACCAGCACTGGCGGCTTCTGGTCGATACCCGTATCGACGATGGGGGCGCCGGGCAGACGGACCGGCATTTCAGTCCCGGTAACCTCTATCCCATAGCGGACCGCGCCTTCGCGCTCTTTGAACTGCTACCCGATGCGGCACCTGCCTGAGCGGAGAGGAACCGCCTTTTACAGACTGATAATGAATGAACATTTGTGGGTGCCGCCCTTTTTTTTCAAGAGCAGCACCCAATGTCGCGTTCCAGCAGAATCCTGACCATGATCCGCATGGCCGCCGGGAGGATGCAGGCGACTATGGCTGGCCTTTCGTCCTGGCGGGCGTGATGGGTGGGCAGGTTCCATCCCGGCCAGCGCGGTCAGAAGGGCAAGCCATGTAGGGCGCGGTTGGCGGCATCATACCGGATTTCGTAAGCTGCCTTTTCCATCAGGAACACCTTGAGCAGGTTGGTCTACGTCTCCGCATTCCCTTTAACATCGGCAGCGTGGCCCACAAGCAGGGTAAACGATGCATCCGTATCGGAAAAATCCAGCGCGACCACGGCTGCTTTCCTGCCTGCGCGGCGGGTATAGGCATAAACCTGCGTGTCGGGGGGAGATATCCTCACACCACCCATCCGAGAGGCAGCGCCATCGCCAGCACAGGCGAATCATGGCGCGATAGAAGGACAGGACGGATGTGGGGTCGACACTTTCCGACCGCACATTGATCTGCCTGTAGTTCGGGTTAACCGCAAACCACGACCTGGCTGCGGTGGTAAAGCCCACATGCGCCGTGTCATCCCACTGCATGGGCGTACGCGCGTTATCACGGCTGACCTGTATCAGGTTGCGCAGGGAGTCCGCAGCCTTGACGCGGACCTTGAGGTTCTCTCAGTTCTTCAGGTCGGGTTGCTTGCTGACAAAGGTGTGCAGGCTTTCCTGCTGCCACGGACCTGTGCCGCAGTGGCCGGGACGAGGAAAAACGTGGTTCCGAGAAGGCGGGTCATATCCCGCGGGTAAGGTCCATGTCTGTCCGTTCCTTGTGCGGTCCGTGTATCAGCCCAGCAGACGCTGGCGCAGATTGTCGATTGCCATGCCAAAGGCGGTCAGCAGGTCCGTATCCACACAGACTTCCCCGCCCGACAGGCGGATGAAGCCCTC
It contains:
- the glgX gene encoding glycogen debranching protein GlgX produces the protein MLKDRLREGHPYPRGATWDGEGVNFALFSAHAHKVEVCLFDHDGMTEIERITLPEYTDQIFHGWLPDIGPGQFYGYRVHGPYEPDVGHRFNPNKLLLDPYARAHMGDLKWDPALFGYTLGHKDADLSFDTRDSARFMPKCVVINPGFDWHGQSGRNPLPWDQTVLYEAHVKGLTRLHPRVPEGLRGTYAGLATRDVLDYIRALGVTSLELLPVHSFVNDQHLLEKGLSNYWGYNTIGFFAPDPHYAADRAESLREFKEMVSAIHAAGLEVILDVVYNHTAEGNECGPTLSFRGIDNVSYYRLVKDQPRYYVNDTGTGNTVNLSHRRVIQMVTDSLRYWADEMHVDGFRFDLGTILAREPNGFDNQSGFLMACSQDPTLETVKLIAEPWDCGPGGYQVGGFPPGWAEWNDRFRDVVRNFWRGGEGAGALAPRLLASPEQFDHQGRKPWACVNFLTAHDGFTLNDCVTYDTKHNEANGEDGHDGADQNNSSNYGVEGPSDDPAIQELRGRQIRNMLATLLVAQGTPMLLAGDEFGRTQGGNNNAYCQDNPISWINWDFGTRGKTLIRFVTWLTDLRRRLPILRRGRFLTEAYNAELDIKELTWLRPDGVEMTPQDWDGAHCVGLMLDGRAQPTGIRRRGADATLLMVFNARSEPVELTLPSVSDQHWRLLVDTRIDDGGAGQTDRHFSPGNLYPIADRAFALFELLPDAAPA